The region GTACAAACAAACccctccctaacatagagagagacagacaccccaccacctctccttccttgcctatccctatgCCTATACGAACGCCTTAGAGCCTTTGCGTTCTCCTTTTTGCCCTTTCTCCTTCTACTCTGTGCACTGTGTTTGAGCCTTGTCTTGCCTACTCCTCTGAAAAAAGACTGTCACCCCATGTATAATAACGGGTGGTTTGAATGAAGTCAGTGTGGCACCAGAGTATTCGGAAGCCCTCACGCTGTGTAGTGCTGCAGTTATAACCTGTACCATTGTAAAGGAGGGTACCCTTTTGtgtaaaagtgaaataaaggaGACAATCGAATGGCTTGTGTGGAGACAGTAGCCTTTGCAGAGAGGTTCTTTCTGGGAAAGCTCTGTCGAAGTTTTTAAAGGGCCGGGAGGCTTTTTTCTCGTGTTGTCCCTGGGCTGAGGTAAGGTTGAGTGGGTACATTGCTTCAGTTTGGAGATGAGGGCTAGAGTGCATTGAGGGAAATTAGGGAGAGCCGGGAATTGCTGGCAGGCCTGTGCGGTGCAGGTCTTCTGAGCACTGAGCTTGTGGCTGAGGCAGAGCGCAGTTAGATGGAGGTGGAGGCCAGGAGGCACCTGGCCCCTAGCCGAAGCGGGGCCCTGGGTGTGCAAAGGCCTCTGCAAGGCAGTCAGGTGGGGGGCGTGAGCTTTCCAAGTCTCCTGACAGCTCCAGCTGCGGGCAAGGGCGAAGCACGAAGAACGGCTGTGCAGCTCGCAGCCGGCGGGCGAGAGGGAAGGCAACCCCGGGAGCGCAGCCCCTCGTCCCGCTCAGGCGCCGGACCGGGCGGCCGGCGGGCGCGCCCACGCCTGAGCCTCGCTGGGGCCGGCCTCGGTTCCCCGTCGTCAGCCCGACGTTCCCGAGTAGATGtagtgccgtgccgtgccgcgacCTGCGGGCTGCCCCGGCGGAGGCTCTCGCCCGGTTTCTGCGGCCGGGGAAGGCGTGCCGTGGGAAACGCCTCGTGCTCGTCTTGCCGCCGTGTTGCTCGAAGGGCGCGGCTCGGCCTCCCGGGAGCCGGGCGCGCACGCCTGCCCGCGGGCTCTgggcagcggggagcgggggaagaCGCGGGGCAGCTGCCGGCGCTGCCCGTGCGCCCGGACTCGGGCGGCGGCCGCGCAGGGCTCTGGGCGCTCCTTCCCTGCGCTTCCCTCCCCGGCGCGGTGTGCGCGCGTGCTGCCGCGGGGCCCCCACGGGGGCGAGCGGCCGGCAGCCGCGCGTGTGCGCGCGGGTCCCTGTGCCGGGGCGAGCCGGCAGCGCgggcagcgggcggcggcgggcgcagtCCCGCCGCGGGCCGCAGGGTGGTGCTCCCGGCCAAGGCGGCGCCGAGCGGCtgcgggcggggaggcggccgagcccagcccggccctgcccagcccgccccagccgagccgagccagccgagccgagccagccCCGAAGAGCGGTGCCGAGCCGAGCCAGCCGagcgagccgagccgagccagccgagccgagccgccggCCGGACTCGGCGAGAGGGagggcgcccgcccgccggcccgccccgccccgccgcgctgctGCCGGGCGCCGCTTTCCGCGGAGGACTGCGCGGGCGATCCGCGAGACGGAGGCTGTCCGCCGCCCCGACATGGCGATCGCAAGGCAAGTGCTTTgtctctctgctttcctctccctgccGCACGCCCGCGCCGAGCCCATCCGCTACTCCGTAGCCGAGGAGGGGGAGAGCGGCTCCGTGGTAGCCAACGTGGCGGAGGACGCGGGGCTGGCCCCGGCGCAGCTCGCGGCTCGCCGCGCCCGCCTGGCCTCGGAGGACGGCCGGCAGCACTTTCGCTTAGACCGCGGCACCGGCCGCCTCGTAGTGGCGGAGAGGCTGGACCGGGAGGAGCTCTGCGGGCAGTCCGCTACGTGCACGCTCCCCTTCGAGCTGCTGCTGGCGAACCCCCTGCAGTTCTTTCGGGTCGAGGTGGCCGTGGAGGACATCAATGACCATTCGCCCGTTTTCCCGGAGGAACAAGTCACTTTTAAGATCCCGGAAAGGAGCGACCCTGGCTCGCGTTTCCCGCTGGAGGGGGCTCGGGACCTGGATGTTggcagcaacagcatccaggctTACAGCATTGCACCCCAGAACGAACACTTCACTGTTTCCTTTGGGAGGCAGAGTGAGGATGACAAATATGTGGAATTGGTCTTGGAAAAGGCACTGGACAgagaggaggaggcggaggtGGGTTTCAGCCTCATTGCCGTGGACGGAGGCTCTCCGCCCAGGAGCGGGACCACCCAAATCCGCATTGTCGTGCTAGATGTAAATGACAACGCTCCAGTCTTCACGCAGAAGGTGTACGTTGGCCAGGTTTTAGAAAATGCAGCGGAGGGCTCTGTGGTTCTCAGTGTGGTGGCAACCGATCGGGATGCAGGACCTAATGGGGAGGTGTCCTATCAGTTCAGCCAAGCGGTGGGCCAGAGCCACTCAGCATTTGCGGTCGACCCTGTGACCGGTGAAATTAGACTCACAAAGCCTCTGGACTTTGAGGCAGCAGAGACTCACGAGCTCAGTGTGCGGGCCACGGATGGCGGGGGCCTCTCAGCAATCTGCAAGGTGTTGGTGGAGGTGGTGGATGTGAATGACAATGCGCCGGAGGTGGTGGTCAGTTCCttcagcagccccctccccgagAACGCATTACCCGGGACAGTGGTCGCCCTCTTTACTGTCAGGGACCGGGATGCTGGTGCCAACGGGAAGATCTCCTGTGCCCTTGAGGACCAGCTATTGTTCTCCCTGCGGCCGGCCTATAAGAATTACTATGAGCTGGTGACCGTGAGCACGCTGGACCGGGAGGAGACGGCACGTTACACCCTCGCTGTCACAGCGGCAGACGCGGGCTCACCTCCTCTCACAACCACCCAGACCTTCACGGTGGACATCTCCGATGTCAATGACAATGTGCCTGCCTTCAACCAGACATCCTACACCATGTACGTGCGTGAGAACAATGTCCCCACGGTGCTCGTTGGAGCCGTCAGCGCCTCGGATGCTGACGAGGGGCCCAACGCCAAGGTGACGTATTCCctggcaccagcccaccctgcagagcggcctccctgctcctgcatctccgtGAACTCTGAGAACGGGCAGGTATTTGTGCTGCGGCCTCTGGACTACGAGCAGGTGAGGCAGATCGAGGTCTTGGTGAGCGCCTCCGATGCGGGGACACCTCCCCTTAGCGCCAACGTCACCGTCCGCCTTCTTGTGGTGGACGAGAACGACAATGCGCCACTGGTGCTGTACCCCTCGCAGGACAGCAGCCCCGCGTCCAGCGAGCTGGTGCCCAAGTCATCTGCAGCGGGGTACCTCGTCACCAAAGTGGTGGCTGTTGACGCCGACTCGGGGCAGAACTCGTGGCTCTCGTACCACCTGCTGAGGGCCACTGACCCTGGGCTGTTTGCAGTGGGTGCCCAAAGTGGGGAGGTGCGACTGAGGAGGCCGGTAACAGAGAGGGATGCTGTGAAGCAGAAGCTCGTCGTCCTGGTGCGAGACAACGGGCAGCCACCGCTGTCAGCCACCGCTGCACTGAGCGCGCTGCTGCTCAATGACTTCTCAGACGTGCACCTACCACACAGCAGCCTGGCCACGGAGGATGAGGGTGGCTCCCTGACAACCTATTTAATCATTTCATTGGTCTTCGTCTCAGTCCTCTTCCTCGCATCCGTGGCAGCCTTCATCGCACGCAAGGTGTGCAAGGGCAAGGAGCTGAAGGGGGGGCACGTGCTTTACGGCACTGGCAACTTGCAGAGTGGCCGGGCTGACGCGGCCGCTGCGGGGACCCTGCCCCACGCCTATTGCTACGAGA is a window of Accipiter gentilis chromosome 26, bAccGen1.1, whole genome shotgun sequence DNA encoding:
- the LOC126051053 gene encoding protocadherin beta-15-like, whose product is MAIARQVLCLSAFLSLPHARAEPIRYSVAEEGESGSVVANVAEDAGLAPAQLAARRARLASEDGRQHFRLDRGTGRLVVAERLDREELCGQSATCTLPFELLLANPLQFFRVEVAVEDINDHSPVFPEEQVTFKIPERSDPGSRFPLEGARDLDVGSNSIQAYSIAPQNEHFTVSFGRQSEDDKYVELVLEKALDREEEAEVGFSLIAVDGGSPPRSGTTQIRIVVLDVNDNAPVFTQKVYVGQVLENAAEGSVVLSVVATDRDAGPNGEVSYQFSQAVGQSHSAFAVDPVTGEIRLTKPLDFEAAETHELSVRATDGGGLSAICKVLVEVVDVNDNAPEVVVSSFSSPLPENALPGTVVALFTVRDRDAGANGKISCALEDQLLFSLRPAYKNYYELVTVSTLDREETARYTLAVTAADAGSPPLTTTQTFTVDISDVNDNVPAFNQTSYTMYVRENNVPTVLVGAVSASDADEGPNAKVTYSLAPAHPAERPPCSCISVNSENGQVFVLRPLDYEQVRQIEVLVSASDAGTPPLSANVTVRLLVVDENDNAPLVLYPSQDSSPASSELVPKSSAAGYLVTKVVAVDADSGQNSWLSYHLLRATDPGLFAVGAQSGEVRLRRPVTERDAVKQKLVVLVRDNGQPPLSATAALSALLLNDFSDVHLPHSSLATEDEGGSLTTYLIISLVFVSVLFLASVAAFIARKVCKGKELKGGHVLYGTGNLQSGRADAAAAGTLPHAYCYEISLTTGSGNSEFKFLKPMLPSLPPQHGGMGRGTSDEQEFSRGPVTMEDVAPDNPGMLSAEQFNSLSFN